The Armatimonadota bacterium DNA window CGCATTCAGGTCGGCGTAGCGCCGGTCGAGCAGTTCAATCGCGGGTGAACGCCAGGTCAAACTGTGATCCGCCTCGAGCGCATGGCACAGCATGCGACGTTTGAGCAGCCAATCGAGGTGTGGTTCCAGTTCACGGAGTCGCCGGGCGCTGAGTTGTTCCAGAACCCACCGCCAGACGCCGAGAATCCGATCCGCTCCCGGTACGGCATCACCGCACCTGCCCGATCGCACAAACCCTTCAGCCGCCTCAAGAAAGGCCACCTGCAGTTCTACAGCGCGGACATGCTGCCCACCAATCAGTTCCGCTGTTTGCCTCAGTTCAGGATCGTCGGAGTACGCCTGAAATGCACGCACAGGGTCGCGCAAAAGGCAGCCAACCTCAGGCGCGACCTCGGCTTCGATCATCGCAACGATCAGCTGCTGCACGCCGGCCTTCAAATACGTGGCGGTTTGGCACATCGTACTGTCGAACGAGATACAGTGCAGGCGCGCTGCGGCGCTCGCCTCTCCGGCGAGCGTCTCGCGCCGTGAATTGACCAGCGGCCGCGCGAAGGTCGTCTGCTGCCCAATTAAGGTGGTTGTGAACTCGGCTCGCTGGGAGATTTGGTACGTCACGTCGGCATCAAACCAGGATGCTGCTTTGCCCTGGCCCGTGAACAGTACACTGCTGGCCTGGTAGCTCGCCAACCACAACAAACAATCCAGTCGCCGGTCGAAGAGACGGTCCCATGCCGCGGCACTGAGCAGCACGTTCAGGTGCGCGCCCCAACTGGTTCCCAATCCATCCGAGGTATTGGCCTGCAACTCCAGTCGACAGCCAGACGGCGCAACGGCCTGAGCCCGCGCGCGCGCGGTATCGGCGATACGGTACATCGCATGGATCGCAGCCGTGAAGTCCAACGCGGAGCGGGTTTCGGGCGTGCAGACCTCCAGATGGTCGCAGTCAATGTAGATACAGCCACCATTCTGGAGCCATACGCGTCCATGGTCGTAATGCGAATCGGATGCATATCCTGCCGCGACCGAACGCGTACCGCACACGTGTTTTATAACCAGGCGGCAGGCATTGTGTGGCCACTGTGGCCATCCATTGGCGTTCAGCATCGTATTGGCCAGCTCTACATCGGCGCCGACTATTTTCGGGAGTAGCTGCACATCCATTCTTGGTATCTTGAACTTCGGCGTGTTGGGCGGCGGCGGTTCGCGAACCACCGCTGGAGCGACAGGGACCGTGAGCCGGCCGCGCCGGCATGGCCGATGCGTTGACTCCGGTGCTGCCTTGCTCCTATAATCATCGCAGCGTCGAGATCGTTGCGTAAGACGGGCCCCGGCCCGGTGTTTGGTTCTTCCGTATATTTATAGGGAGCTCGCTCCCAAATCGTTGCAATGTCGGTGTGTCGCGGAGCCGGTAATATGCGACGCAGAATGAGTGACGGAACGAGGTAACGCATGGCGGAAGTGCGACTGGAGAACCTGAGCAAGCACTTTAATAAAGTGGTTGCGGTCAACAACGTCAACCTGCACATTCTGGACAAGGAGTTCATCGTTCTGGTTGGTCCGTCGGGATGTGGAAAGACCACGGCCCTGCGGATGATCGCGGGACTGGAGGAGGCGACGCTCGGCACAATCTTTATTGGCGAGCGGAACGTGAACGACGTTTCGCCAAAAGATCGCGATATCGCGATGGTTTTTCAGAACTATGCGCTCTACCCGCATATGTCGGTCTACGACAACATGAGCTTCGGTCTGCGTCTCAAGAGGACCGCCTCCGCAGGTATCTGGCCGTTCAACTCCCGCCGGACGTTCACGCGCGC harbors:
- a CDS encoding proteasome accessory factor PafA2 family protein, with product MDVQLLPKIVGADVELANTMLNANGWPQWPHNACRLVIKHVCGTRSVAAGYASDSHYDHGRVWLQNGGCIYIDCDHLEVCTPETRSALDFTAAIHAMYRIADTARARAQAVAPSGCRLELQANTSDGLGTSWGAHLNVLLSAAAWDRLFDRRLDCLLWLASYQASSVLFTGQGKAASWFDADVTYQISQRAEFTTTLIGQQTTFARPLVNSRRETLAGEASAAARLHCISFDSTMCQTATYLKAGVQQLIVAMIEAEVAPEVGCLLRDPVRAFQAYSDDPELRQTAELIGGQHVRAVELQVAFLEAAEGFVRSGRCGDAVPGADRILGVWRWVLEQLSARRLRELEPHLDWLLKRRMLCHALEADHSLTWRSPAIELLDRRYADLNADVGLYFACEANGLTHNIVTEEQIERFVAYPPVDTRASVRAGILARIPSHVTVNFVDWHQISLGQLADVRYRIGMPEPADPAAPNGRATLAEFVRDCAASGSASVSVGQAPAATPCTPKRTVTPAAYTCGDGYPPSHAAQLATITEERQ